In Candidatus Sulfurimonas marisnigri, a single genomic region encodes these proteins:
- a CDS encoding sensor domain-containing diguanylate cyclase: MANKLANSIKDKKSKNFPELDEEKCDFGKWLINDAKKMINHLKRDESHVLLTYLEKCEFISLSIGTELALIDNMLINKQISKDSLTGAVSRRGLKSIFMNQYELSLATNNSFVLAMCDLDNFKKINDTFGHVAGDKVLKHFVDIVKKHIRNSDIIIRYGGEEFTIILPAIDKTNGFKVLEKIRKDFKKNVLKFNGKSIETTVSMGLIEVHPESYYKKHFLDEYIMIADQKLYYAKNSGRNKIEF, encoded by the coding sequence ATGGCTAATAAACTTGCAAATTCTATAAAAGATAAAAAATCAAAAAACTTTCCAGAGCTAGATGAAGAGAAATGTGATTTTGGAAAGTGGCTTATCAATGATGCAAAAAAAATGATAAATCATTTAAAGCGTGATGAAAGTCATGTCCTCTTAACATACCTTGAAAAATGTGAGTTTATCTCTCTAAGTATTGGAACTGAGCTAGCATTAATAGACAATATGTTAATAAATAAACAAATATCAAAAGACTCATTAACGGGAGCTGTAAGCCGTCGAGGCTTAAAAAGTATATTTATGAATCAGTATGAGCTATCTTTGGCAACAAACAACTCTTTTGTTCTCGCTATGTGTGATTTGGATAATTTCAAGAAAATTAATGACACATTTGGACATGTCGCAGGGGACAAGGTCCTTAAACATTTTGTAGATATAGTAAAAAAACATATTCGAAATTCTGACATTATCATTCGTTACGGAGGAGAAGAATTTACTATAATATTGCCAGCTATAGACAAAACAAATGGATTTAAAGTTTTAGAAAAAATTCGTAAAGACTTTAAGAAAAATGTTTTGAAATTTAATGGAAAAAGCATTGAAACTACTGTTAGTATGGGTTTAATTGAAGTTCATCCTGAATCTTATTATAAAAAACATTTTCTTGATGAGTATATTATGATAGCTGATCAAAAGTTATATTATGCAAAAAATAGTGGACGAAATAAAATTGAATTTTAA
- the hemW gene encoding radical SAM family heme chaperone HemW — protein MLLYIHIPFCDSKCSYCAFNSYVDKFHLKNEYMKALNVQLDYELKRFNAQEKEIESIFIGGGTPSTIEPSLYENIFKTIKPYLKPDIEITSEANPNSATPEWLSGMYNLGINRLSFGVQSFNKDKLKLLNRAHTQTQAIEAVKNAKDIGFKNISLDLIYATLGDTKELLLNDVETAFSLPINHLSAYALTIEEGTPFESKSHMSKETLKLTKWLFNELQGSSFKQYEISNFGSYRSVHNLGYWGYKDYIGLGSGAVGKLDLQRFYPTCNLENYIKNPLDIRTEILMPEDKKIEQIFLGLRSCIGVNESILNKNELDKANLLVNENKLTFENGTFYNIDYLLADEIALFIS, from the coding sequence ATGCTACTTTATATTCACATTCCATTTTGTGATTCAAAATGTTCTTATTGTGCCTTCAACTCTTATGTTGATAAATTTCATCTCAAAAATGAGTATATGAAAGCTTTAAATGTTCAACTAGATTATGAACTAAAAAGGTTTAATGCTCAAGAAAAAGAGATAGAATCTATTTTTATCGGTGGCGGTACACCATCAACAATAGAACCTAGTTTATATGAAAATATTTTTAAAACTATAAAACCATATTTAAAACCTGATATAGAGATAACTTCTGAGGCCAATCCAAACAGTGCAACACCAGAGTGGCTAAGTGGTATGTACAATCTTGGAATAAACCGCTTAAGTTTTGGTGTGCAGAGTTTTAACAAAGATAAACTCAAACTTCTTAATCGTGCCCACACGCAAACCCAAGCAATAGAGGCAGTTAAAAATGCTAAAGATATAGGTTTTAAAAATATTTCATTAGACTTAATATATGCAACTCTGGGCGACACAAAAGAGCTCTTATTAAACGATGTTGAAACTGCTTTTTCTTTGCCAATAAATCATTTAAGTGCTTATGCATTAACCATCGAAGAGGGAACTCCTTTTGAGTCAAAATCTCACATGTCAAAAGAGACTCTCAAACTTACCAAATGGCTTTTTAATGAGCTGCAAGGGAGTAGCTTCAAACAGTACGAGATAAGTAATTTTGGTTCATACAGAAGTGTTCACAACCTCGGTTACTGGGGGTATAAAGACTATATAGGATTAGGAAGTGGCGCTGTAGGCAAGCTTGATTTACAAAGATTTTATCCTACCTGTAATCTAGAAAATTATATTAAAAATCCACTTGATATAAGAACAGAAATATTAATGCCTGAAGATAAAAAAATAGAACAAATTTTTTTAGGACTTCGCTCTTGCATTGGTGTTAATGAAAGTATTTTAAATAAAAATGAGCTAGACAAAGCAAATCTTTTAGTTAATGAGAACAAGCTAACTTTTGAAAATGGCACTTTTTATAACATAGACTATCTTTTAGCAGATGAGATTGCACTGTTTATATCGTAG
- the tatC gene encoding twin-arginine translocase subunit TatC, with amino-acid sequence MFDEIKPHLVELRKRLGISVASLIVMFFVMFYFHEPILNWMVEPLNNALIEVGKKSVQDASGINHAIDGKVTTSQIGGAFFVALKVSFFAAIVGALPIILAQIWMFIAPALYANEKKMIIPFILGGTTMFALGVLFAYYVVTPFGFDFLITFGSFKFTPLINIEDYVGFFTKIMFGFGIAFELPIFAYFLALLGMIDDRMMRDFFKYAVIIIFVVAAMLTPPDVLTQLLMAGPLVILYGFSILIVRMVNPAPPLEEEDEDEEEVNLLDELKAINEDK; translated from the coding sequence ATGTTTGATGAAATAAAACCACACTTAGTTGAGTTAAGAAAAAGACTAGGTATCTCAGTTGCTAGCCTTATTGTTATGTTTTTTGTAATGTTTTACTTTCATGAACCAATTTTAAATTGGATGGTTGAACCACTAAACAATGCACTAATAGAAGTTGGTAAAAAATCTGTACAAGACGCTAGCGGCATCAACCATGCGATAGATGGTAAAGTAACAACTAGCCAAATTGGTGGTGCGTTTTTCGTAGCACTTAAGGTTTCTTTCTTCGCTGCTATTGTAGGTGCCTTGCCAATCATTCTAGCTCAAATTTGGATGTTTATCGCCCCTGCTCTATATGCAAATGAAAAAAAGATGATTATCCCTTTCATTCTAGGCGGAACAACAATGTTTGCACTTGGAGTTTTATTCGCATACTATGTTGTTACCCCTTTTGGTTTTGATTTTTTAATTACCTTTGGTAGTTTCAAGTTTACCCCACTTATTAATATAGAAGATTATGTTGGTTTTTTCACAAAGATTATGTTTGGTTTTGGAATAGCTTTTGAATTACCTATTTTTGCATACTTTCTAGCACTTTTAGGTATGATAGATGACAGGATGATGAGAGATTTTTTCAAATATGCAGTAATTATTATATTTGTAGTTGCAGCGATGCTAACTCCTCCAGATGTATTAACTCAGCTATTAATGGCTGGACCACTCGTAATTCTTTATGGATTTTCTATTCTTATAGTTAGAATGGTAAACCCTGCCCCACCTCTTGAAGAGGAAGATGAGGATGAAGAAGAAGTAAATCTACTTGATGAGCTTAAAGCGATAAACGAAGATAAGTGA
- a CDS encoding DNA-processing protein DprA yields the protein MNIVQDKIEELSCMKSYPNQLLYDGNLELLKRTKISIVGSRKPTKYSRLMIQKLASQLAKNGICIVSGGAMGIDAVAHSGAGALHTISVLPCGVDIRYPAVNKNLLNDIKNNGLLLSQFDSGFRATPWSFVVRNELVVALGDVLVVGEAELGSGTMRSVEFALKMGKEIYVLPQRLGESEATNKLLRDNKAKLIYDIDEFVARFSTHNGIHVENKIDDFLEFCNTNPTYDDALKKYPSRIFEAELSGDIEIKNGLIFLT from the coding sequence GTGAATATAGTTCAAGATAAAATTGAGGAGCTTTCATGCATGAAAAGCTATCCTAATCAGCTTTTATATGACGGTAATCTTGAACTTTTAAAACGAACTAAAATCTCAATTGTTGGAAGCCGAAAACCTACTAAGTATTCTCGTCTTATGATTCAAAAACTCGCATCTCAATTAGCTAAAAATGGAATATGCATTGTTAGTGGAGGAGCCATGGGTATTGATGCTGTTGCTCATAGTGGAGCTGGAGCTTTGCATACTATATCTGTGTTGCCGTGTGGAGTTGACATAAGATATCCAGCAGTAAATAAAAACTTACTAAATGATATAAAAAATAATGGACTTTTACTGAGTCAATTTGATTCAGGTTTTCGGGCAACTCCTTGGAGTTTTGTAGTGAGAAATGAACTTGTTGTTGCTCTTGGTGATGTATTGGTAGTTGGTGAAGCTGAGCTGGGTAGTGGAACTATGAGAAGTGTTGAGTTTGCTTTAAAGATGGGAAAAGAGATTTATGTGCTTCCACAAAGACTAGGTGAGAGTGAAGCTACAAATAAACTGCTTAGGGACAATAAGGCAAAACTGATTTACGATATAGATGAGTTTGTAGCAAGATTTTCTACACATAATGGCATACATGTAGAAAATAAAATAGACGATTTCTTAGAATTTTGTAATACAAACCCAACTTACGATGATGCTTTGAAAAAATACCCAAGCAGAATTTTTGAAGCTGAGCTTAGTGGTGATATTGAGATTAAAAATGGATTAATTTTTTTAACTTAA
- the queA gene encoding tRNA preQ1(34) S-adenosylmethionine ribosyltransferase-isomerase QueA, protein MRSKELLTSSYDFTLPSELIATHPASPRDSAKLLVYNRKTNETTHTTFSEFENFIPKNCALIFNDTKVIKARLFGKKQSGGKLELLINRALNAHDVNVYIRGKVKIDSEIFFDKYLSAHVKELNDDGSRVVHFFSDEKLLRFEDILPIIDKIGHVPLPPYIQREDNKEDESEYQSVFAVNEGAVAAPTASLHFTHEQHKRVCSAFDHAFVTLHVGSGTFKPVEAETITDHPMHSEYYDISDKAKELLDSDIPILSVGTTSTRTIEFYARHKSIQRGEANLFLHPNNKPLRVNHLLTNFHLPKSTLLMLVASFVGVDKAQELYKIAIENRYRFYSYGDAMLII, encoded by the coding sequence GTGAGAAGTAAAGAACTTTTAACCTCTAGCTATGACTTCACTCTCCCAAGTGAACTTATAGCTACTCATCCAGCTTCTCCAAGAGATAGTGCTAAACTACTAGTCTATAATCGTAAGACAAATGAAACCACACATACAACTTTCTCAGAGTTTGAAAATTTTATTCCAAAAAACTGTGCACTAATCTTTAATGACACAAAGGTAATAAAAGCTAGACTATTTGGCAAAAAACAAAGCGGTGGCAAACTTGAACTTCTTATAAATAGAGCGCTAAATGCCCATGATGTCAATGTATATATACGAGGAAAAGTAAAAATAGACTCTGAAATATTCTTTGATAAATATTTGTCTGCACATGTAAAAGAGTTAAATGACGACGGAAGCAGAGTTGTCCATTTTTTTAGCGATGAAAAACTACTTAGATTTGAAGATATACTTCCAATAATAGACAAGATTGGTCACGTACCGCTACCTCCATATATTCAAAGGGAAGACAATAAAGAGGATGAGAGTGAGTACCAGAGTGTATTTGCTGTAAATGAGGGGGCAGTTGCTGCACCAACTGCATCTCTACACTTTACACATGAACAACACAAAAGAGTGTGTTCAGCTTTTGATCACGCTTTTGTAACCCTACATGTAGGAAGCGGAACCTTCAAGCCTGTTGAAGCAGAGACGATAACCGATCACCCAATGCACTCTGAATATTATGATATTTCTGACAAAGCAAAAGAATTACTCGATTCTGATATACCAATATTAAGTGTCGGAACAACTTCAACAAGAACCATAGAGTTTTATGCAAGGCACAAATCTATACAAAGAGGAGAAGCAAACCTCTTTTTACACCCAAACAACAAACCATTAAGAGTAAATCATCTACTTACAAATTTTCATCTTCCGAAATCAACTTTACTTATGCTGGTGGCATCTTTTGTAGGTGTAGATAAAGCTCAAGAGCTCTATAAAATCGCTATTGAAAACAGATATCGTTTTTACTCTTATGGCGATGCCATGCTAATAATTTAA
- a CDS encoding divergent polysaccharide deacetylase family protein — MTKRKNKSSKKGSNTLVYIAWTLSIVAIILGSLLAGYYIGYKDAKNDMLKKEIRKDEKKLAMLRKLEAVSAKKDKSSVSSRLKEVLKKDVKKELEKEPKIILKSLSASHEYDGETLPKAPKRKIKIVSTKPKLAIIIDDVSVKSHVNAIKSLNLPLTMSFLPPSEFRPNSAILASHEKFYMVHLPMEAKSFTKEEPFTLRVADSQTKISKRIASIRKLFPNVKYINNHTGSKFTSNELAVNKLIYALKKQNINFIDSRTIASTKVPMVMKNYGKKYMARDIFLDHEMEKKYVKKQIKEAIKVAKLHGTAIAIGHPHANTIMALSESKKLFEDVELVLIDRLY; from the coding sequence ATGACAAAAAGAAAAAATAAAAGTTCAAAAAAAGGTTCAAACACTCTAGTGTACATTGCGTGGACTTTATCTATAGTGGCAATAATCTTAGGCTCACTTTTAGCAGGATACTATATAGGGTATAAAGACGCTAAAAATGATATGCTGAAAAAGGAGATTAGAAAAGATGAAAAAAAATTAGCAATGTTGAGAAAACTTGAGGCTGTTAGTGCTAAAAAAGATAAAAGTAGTGTAAGCAGTCGTCTTAAAGAGGTCTTGAAAAAAGATGTAAAAAAAGAGTTAGAAAAAGAACCAAAAATTATTCTAAAGAGTCTCAGTGCATCACATGAGTATGATGGTGAAACTTTGCCAAAAGCACCAAAGAGAAAGATAAAAATAGTTTCAACAAAGCCAAAGTTGGCAATTATTATAGATGATGTTAGTGTGAAGTCACATGTTAATGCTATTAAGAGTTTAAACTTGCCTCTTACTATGTCTTTTTTACCGCCAAGTGAATTTAGGCCTAACTCAGCGATATTAGCATCTCATGAGAAATTCTATATGGTTCATTTGCCTATGGAAGCTAAAAGTTTTACAAAAGAGGAACCATTTACTTTAAGAGTTGCTGATTCGCAAACAAAGATTTCTAAAAGAATTGCCAGCATAAGAAAATTGTTTCCAAATGTTAAATATATAAATAATCATACAGGAAGCAAATTCACATCAAATGAATTAGCAGTAAATAAACTTATTTATGCGTTAAAAAAACAAAATATAAACTTTATAGACAGTAGAACTATCGCGTCTACAAAAGTACCTATGGTCATGAAAAATTATGGGAAAAAATATATGGCTAGAGATATATTTTTAGACCATGAAATGGAAAAAAAATACGTTAAAAAACAGATTAAAGAAGCAATAAAAGTAGCAAAATTACATGGAACAGCTATAGCTATAGGGCATCCACATGCTAATACAATAATGGCACTGAGTGAATCAAAAAAACTTTTTGAGGATGTTGAGTTAGTCCTTATAGATAGACTGTATTAA
- the rpsF gene encoding 30S ribosomal protein S6 has translation MRNYENLVIVKPTLTAEEIQASIQAIEDVITSNGGEIATTDAMGMRKLAYPIDKNERGYFHVIYYSIAPSAITEIERRFRINENLLRFVTIKYDTNREVAAFNQLVQKAQKKAAAPAKAEVEAAAVEAPAAVEVEAPVAEAPVAE, from the coding sequence ATGAGAAATTACGAAAACCTAGTAATCGTAAAACCAACACTAACAGCAGAAGAAATTCAAGCTAGCATTCAAGCTATCGAAGATGTTATTACTTCAAATGGTGGCGAAATTGCTACAACAGACGCAATGGGTATGAGAAAATTAGCATACCCTATTGATAAAAATGAGCGTGGATACTTCCATGTTATCTATTATTCAATTGCCCCATCAGCAATTACTGAAATTGAAAGACGTTTTCGTATTAATGAAAATCTTCTTCGTTTTGTTACTATCAAATATGATACTAACCGTGAAGTTGCAGCTTTTAATCAACTAGTGCAAAAAGCTCAGAAAAAAGCGGCAGCACCTGCAAAAGCTGAAGTTGAAGCAGCAGCAGTTGAAGCACCAGCAGCAGTAGAAGTTGAAGCACCAGTTGCTGAAGCACCAGTAGCAGAGTAA
- a CDS encoding RNA pyrophosphohydrolase — MSKKELYRPNVAMIIVSNNYPDKKEIFLAQRNDLRDIWQFPQGGIDDGEEVQEALFRELEEEIGTNKVKIVSEYPEWISYDFPPKVAEKMKPFIGQKQRYFLVKLKKNALIDINTSHPEFSDYKFVCVDEVLGLSASFKQSVYEIVIKYFKNEGFL; from the coding sequence ATGAGTAAAAAAGAGTTATATCGTCCAAATGTTGCAATGATAATAGTTTCAAATAATTATCCTGACAAAAAAGAGATATTTTTGGCACAAAGGAATGATTTGCGAGATATTTGGCAGTTTCCTCAGGGTGGAATCGATGATGGAGAAGAGGTTCAAGAAGCTCTTTTTCGTGAGTTAGAAGAGGAAATCGGAACAAATAAGGTTAAGATAGTTTCAGAATATCCAGAGTGGATTTCTTATGATTTCCCTCCTAAAGTAGCTGAAAAGATGAAGCCTTTTATTGGACAAAAGCAGAGATACTTCCTAGTTAAGTTAAAAAAAAATGCACTAATTGATATCAATACTTCGCACCCAGAGTTTAGTGACTACAAGTTTGTATGTGTCGATGAAGTGTTAGGCTTGAGTGCAAGTTTTAAGCAGAGTGTGTATGAAATAGTAATAAAATATTTTAAAAATGAGGGTTTTTTGTAG
- a CDS encoding single-stranded DNA-binding protein, whose amino-acid sequence MYNKVIMVGNLTRDIELRYSQGGMGIATTSLATSRKFTSNGEKKEEVCFVDITFFARSAEIANQYLRKGSKILVEGRLNFDQWVDQNGQKRSKHTIVVETMQMLDSKGDNQGGGSNYQAPQGQPQQQQQQQQSYQQPSQQQQQPQSYQQPAQQNANAYSKQMPSSDSVPVIDIDEDEIPF is encoded by the coding sequence ATGTATAACAAAGTTATTATGGTTGGAAACTTAACTCGCGATATCGAACTTAGATACTCTCAAGGCGGAATGGGAATAGCAACTACTTCTCTTGCAACAAGCCGAAAGTTCACTAGCAATGGTGAGAAAAAAGAGGAAGTCTGTTTTGTAGATATTACATTCTTTGCAAGAAGCGCGGAGATTGCTAACCAATACCTTAGAAAAGGGAGTAAAATCCTGGTAGAAGGTAGACTTAACTTTGATCAATGGGTAGATCAAAATGGACAGAAACGCTCTAAGCATACTATAGTTGTTGAAACTATGCAGATGTTAGATTCTAAAGGCGATAACCAAGGTGGCGGTAGTAATTACCAAGCACCTCAAGGTCAACCTCAGCAGCAGCAGCAACAACAACAAAGTTATCAGCAACCGAGTCAGCAGCAACAGCAGCCACAAAGCTATCAACAGCCGGCTCAGCAAAATGCCAATGCTTACTCTAAGCAAATGCCAAGTAGCGATTCAGTTCCAGTGATTGACATAGATGAAGATGAAATTCCATTTTAA
- the tatB gene encoding Sec-independent protein translocase protein TatB — translation MFGMGFTEIMIIAVIAILFLGPDKLPSAMVEIAKFLRSAKNTIGSMKESIEEELNVKEMKEEALSYKKELLDAGNKVKSATDIKSMAAKLTTLDDDDLQTDDGFFDTPKDSVQQTENKPEEVTLVKKKKSDAIKEDTDV, via the coding sequence ATGTTTGGTATGGGTTTTACAGAGATAATGATTATTGCTGTTATCGCCATCTTGTTTCTTGGTCCAGATAAGTTACCAAGTGCTATGGTAGAGATAGCAAAATTTTTAAGAAGTGCTAAAAACACTATTGGCTCAATGAAAGAGTCGATAGAAGAAGAGTTGAATGTTAAAGAGATGAAAGAAGAAGCTCTTTCATATAAAAAAGAGCTTCTTGATGCAGGTAACAAGGTAAAAAGTGCAACTGACATTAAAAGTATGGCTGCAAAATTAACAACTCTTGATGATGATGATTTACAAACAGATGATGGCTTCTTTGATACACCAAAAGATAGCGTTCAGCAAACAGAAAATAAACCGGAAGAAGTAACTCTTGTAAAGAAAAAAAAGAGTGATGCCATAAAAGAAGATACAGATGTTTGA
- a CDS encoding site-specific integrase, producing the protein MILIQEDNFQSQELLPNECITKDGFKFNPNLDVWIFSDISKNTRFDFTKLGFIDTDIYGIKRTFIWYLENKSMSHSINMYDLLLRLLNYIYKLKNEIIKEVSIKDLKSYKSSLDKKHMWYLSSLSGFLKKWYEMGYTGLSNEAYEYLKEVNLPGNQKGQAVLTMDPYDGPFTDLELELIQDTLNNKYAKNEISDSDFLLVWLMIIYGSRPIQFALLKVIDIKSFQKQDSSNEYIISIPRVKNRKKARSEFKQRILPSEIGQPMLEYADEAKNQFLNILEDPNQAPLFPASSNKRTGELAYHSTSGDITDRIQLVISKFNLISERTEEKLHITSTRFRRTIGTRAAVEGHGELIIAEILDHTDTQNVGVYVQSLPEIIERIDKAIATYMAPIAQAFAGKLVKDKSTATRFDDPTSDIIDPKVDPSCKAMGKCGTYAFCSLSAPLACYTCNSFQAWVDGPHEKLFEHLLKEREVLLKTTDYRIASINDKTILAVAQVIIECRRYKEENAQELIV; encoded by the coding sequence ATGATTTTAATACAAGAAGATAATTTTCAAAGTCAAGAACTATTACCAAATGAATGCATAACTAAAGATGGTTTTAAATTTAATCCAAATTTAGATGTATGGATATTTTCAGACATATCTAAAAACACAAGATTTGATTTTACAAAACTAGGCTTTATTGATACAGACATATACGGTATAAAGCGTACATTTATATGGTACCTAGAAAATAAGTCTATGAGTCACTCAATCAATATGTACGACTTATTGTTACGTCTACTTAATTACATATATAAATTAAAAAATGAAATCATAAAAGAAGTTTCTATTAAAGATTTGAAGAGCTATAAAAGCTCCTTAGATAAAAAGCACATGTGGTATTTAAGTTCATTATCTGGTTTTTTAAAAAAATGGTATGAAATGGGTTATACTGGATTGTCTAACGAAGCATATGAATATCTTAAAGAAGTAAACTTACCTGGGAATCAAAAAGGACAAGCCGTATTAACCATGGATCCATATGATGGTCCTTTTACTGACTTAGAGCTAGAGTTAATTCAAGATACTTTAAATAATAAATATGCCAAAAATGAAATATCTGATTCAGATTTTTTACTTGTATGGCTAATGATTATTTATGGATCAAGACCGATACAGTTTGCATTACTAAAAGTAATTGATATAAAATCTTTTCAAAAACAAGATAGCTCTAATGAATATATAATATCCATACCTAGGGTAAAAAATAGAAAAAAAGCACGCTCAGAATTTAAACAACGCATATTACCATCAGAAATTGGACAGCCTATGCTTGAATATGCCGATGAAGCAAAAAATCAGTTTTTAAATATATTAGAAGATCCGAATCAAGCACCTTTATTTCCTGCTTCTTCTAATAAACGTACGGGAGAACTAGCTTATCATTCTACATCTGGAGATATAACAGATAGAATTCAGTTAGTTATCTCTAAATTTAATTTAATTTCTGAAAGAACAGAAGAAAAACTTCATATTACATCCACACGCTTTAGACGTACAATTGGTACTAGAGCTGCTGTTGAAGGCCATGGTGAACTTATAATTGCAGAAATTCTTGATCATACAGACACTCAAAACGTTGGTGTTTATGTTCAATCTTTACCTGAAATAATAGAAAGAATAGACAAAGCAATTGCTACCTACATGGCCCCAATTGCTCAAGCCTTTGCAGGAAAACTAGTAAAAGACAAATCGACAGCTACACGCTTTGATGATCCAACAAGTGATATTATCGATCCTAAAGTAGACCCTTCATGTAAGGCTATGGGAAAATGTGGTACTTATGCGTTTTGTAGCCTTTCTGCACCATTGGCATGCTATACATGTAATAGTTTTCAAGCCTGGGTTGATGGTCCACATGAAAAGCTTTTTGAACACCTGTTAAAAGAGCGTGAAGTACTTTTAAAAACAACTGACTACAGAATAGCTAGCATCAACGATAAAACCATATTAGCGGTTGCTCAGGTAATAATAGAGTGTAGAAGATATAAAGAAGAAAATGCACAAGAGTTGATAGTATGA
- a CDS encoding tyrosine-type recombinase/integrase, which yields MTSYKIKTIVMSDGERLPMLIESNTGIPDYWITLYSITQLRSRGLAVKTIEQTLQHLKLLMFFLKNNYTEEINLEKRLEDAKLLSLSEVEILCDICKLHIEDLTKEYSSTNTQTNIKLNSLENFRNTSNTKNINTVDPKSTGHRIRSIKDYLVWLGNTFLSNVEDFGLKTLSLNDAIKTVKSTLEARIPKVQSSDPLSGKRSLSEEELKLLFSIIDKDSKKNPWKSSFAKTRNELIIFWLYEFGLRRGELLNIKMSDLNFQEETVSILRRPDDSDDSRTNQPVVKTQARKLAIPKNLLDLTYSYLFGIRESLPESVYHPYLFVADKSGLPMSLSALNKVFSELRKANPNLPQNFSPHILRHSWNDKFSKIMDAKNIPEEREKQIRSYLMGWSPTSNSAHTYTKRHIEEEANKVILEMSDNSIKAKKE from the coding sequence ATGACATCTTATAAGATTAAAACTATTGTAATGTCAGATGGTGAAAGACTACCTATGTTGATAGAATCTAACACTGGTATTCCAGATTATTGGATTACACTTTATTCTATTACTCAACTAAGATCAAGAGGTTTAGCAGTAAAGACAATAGAACAAACTTTACAACACTTAAAATTATTAATGTTTTTTTTGAAAAACAACTACACAGAAGAGATTAATCTAGAAAAACGTTTAGAAGATGCTAAGTTGTTAAGTTTGTCTGAGGTTGAAATACTTTGTGATATATGTAAATTACATATTGAAGATTTAACAAAAGAATATTCATCAACAAATACGCAAACAAATATTAAACTAAACTCTTTAGAGAATTTTAGAAACACTAGTAATACCAAAAACATAAATACCGTTGATCCAAAAAGCACAGGACATCGTATAAGATCTATAAAAGACTATCTAGTCTGGCTTGGAAATACTTTTCTATCTAACGTTGAGGATTTTGGTTTAAAAACTCTTTCACTTAACGATGCTATCAAAACAGTTAAATCTACTTTAGAAGCTAGAATACCAAAAGTTCAAAGTTCAGATCCACTTTCAGGGAAGAGAAGTCTCTCAGAAGAAGAACTAAAACTTTTATTTTCAATTATTGATAAAGATTCCAAAAAGAATCCATGGAAAAGTTCTTTTGCTAAGACAAGAAATGAACTAATAATTTTTTGGTTATACGAATTTGGATTAAGGAGAGGTGAACTTTTAAATATTAAAATGTCAGATCTTAATTTTCAAGAAGAAACTGTTTCAATTTTAAGACGACCTGATGATTCAGATGATTCAAGAACAAACCAGCCAGTTGTTAAAACGCAAGCAAGAAAATTAGCTATACCTAAAAACTTACTAGACCTGACTTACTCATATTTATTTGGGATCAGAGAAAGTCTACCTGAATCAGTATATCATCCATACTTATTTGTAGCAGACAAAAGTGGTTTACCTATGAGTTTATCTGCTCTAAACAAAGTATTCTCTGAACTAAGAAAAGCAAATCCAAACTTACCACAAAACTTTTCACCTCATATTCTAAGACATTCATGGAATGATAAGTTTTCAAAAATAATGGATGCTAAAAACATACCTGAAGAACGGGAAAAACAAATTAGATCATATCTTATGGGTTGGTCCCCAACATCTAATAGTGCTCATACATATACAAAAAGGCATATTGAAGAAGAAGCCAATAAGGTGATATTAGAGATGAGTGACAATTCCATAAAAGCTAAAAAGGAGTAG